ATTCAGGTTATCAAAGTGCTTATGCGAATATCAATTTTGATTTTGATCGCTTTAATTTTGGTCGTCAAACCGGCGGCATCAATTTTTATTACAAAATTAACGACAAACTCAGATGGCGCATGCCGCTTAGCGGCACTTTTGTCAATCTGGGGCTTTCAAAATATGTGTTGATGGGACAGGGAGCCTCTTACTTTGACGCCGCATGGGATAAAAAATGGTTGACTACTTTTTATGGCAAGATGGTGCGCAATGAATATTATGCTTCTCCCACGAATATCGATCAGATCCGTGATGCAACGCAGGCCATCTTTGGTTTTGACCAGTTCTTTTTCGTACCGAATCAAAAGAACATGTATTTCAAAGCCGGTTATCAATTCACCGACAATTTTGCTGTCGGCAATGACTGGTATTATACACAACACGAAATTACAGCAGTCTTCGGCACCGATTTGTGGAAAAAATGGAGCCTCTTTCTGTTGACCGATATCAGTCCCAGACGGCAATTCAAACATGTTGATTCGGTTTACAGTGTCCGGCGCCGCGATGTGATTTATAATAACACGGGGGCCTTGACCTACAAGTTCAACAAGACTTTTTCCGCGACCGGTTCTTATAGTTATTACAAGACGCATTCCAACATCGCCAATTATACCTATCATCGGCAGGTTGCCGGCTTGAGTTTTGCGGCCCAATTTTGAGGGTTACTAGAATAAGGTGAAACGGCCTTTTTATATTGCCCTTTTCGTAACAGTCCTTGTTGTTGCCACCTATTTTGTTTTTCCGGGTTTTATCAAATCCATTGACGGAAAATGGGTTGACAATTATTTTTTCATTCGCGGTCCCCTGAAGACCGCGGGCAATGTTGTCATTGTGGCCATTGATGAACAAAGCATCAATGAAATAGGAAGATGGCCGTGGCCCCGCTCCGTGATGGCTTCGGCGGTGGACAAACTGAAAGAATACGGGATTAAGACACTTGGCTTCGATATTACCTTTTCAGAAACTTCTCCCGAAGATGGCAAACTTGCAGAGGCCTTGAAAAAAATTCCTGATACTACTTTGGGTTATTTTTTCTATGCCACCCCGCAAGAAGCCAAAGATGCCCATTTGAGCAAACAAGAGTTGAAGGAAAACGATCAGACCATTTTCCCTTCCCGACTTTCCATGTCTTCGAAACAACTCGAAACTTCGGGTGAAAAAGTTTATGGTGTTCAAACAAATGTTCCCCAAATTGTTGCGGCGGTATCGAACGAACGACAGGGTTTTTTCAATGTTTTTCCGGACCCCGATGGAGTGATCCGCAGAGCTCCGCTGATTTTGGCCTACAAAGGAAATTTTTATCCCTCTCTTTCCCTGCAATCGGCAAGTTTGGCCGTTGGTTTTTCTCCTTTGCCGATTTTGAATGAAGATGGTGTTTTGCGGGGCATCGCGTTGGGAAATAAAAAAATTCCTCTCAATGACAAAGGAGAGTTGTTTATCAACTATCGCGGAGGGACGAAATCTTTTCCCCATATCAGTATCGCCAATATTTTAAACGGTTCCGTTCCCAAAGAAACTTTGAAAGATAAAATTGTTTTGGCGGGAGCCACGGCTATCGGGATTTATGATATGCGGGTTGCCCCAACAGACGCCGTTTTCCCGGGGATTGAAGTTTCCGCCAATGTTGTCGACAATATCTTGAGCGGTGATTTTGTTGTTTCGGATACCAACACCAAACTCATTTCCTTTGGATTGATTCTTTTTGTCGGATTTTTTCTGGGCCTTGTGATTCCAAGATTTCACGCGTTGGGTGGTTTTTTTGTTTTTATAATTTCGATATTGGTGATTTCGGTGGCCGCTTATTTGTGTTTTTTGAGAGGCTATTTGATCCACAGCTTCGGAGCCACTTTAAACGGTACGTTGGTTTATGGTGGTATTACCATCTACCGCTTTTTCACGGAAGAAAAAGAGCGGCGTAAAATCAAAAAAACTTTTCAACATTATTTAAGTCCTTCGGTTATCAAAGTTCTTTTGGAACATCCCGAGCAATTAAAACTAGGTGGAGACCGCAAAGAGTTGACGGTTCTTTTTTCAGACATCCGGGGTTTTACTTCCAAATCCGAAAAACTTCCGCCGGAAAAGGTGGTTCAGCTTCTCAATGATTATTTTACCGTGATGACGGATGTTGTTTTTGAACATGAAGGAACTGTCGACAAATATATGGGCGACGCGATTATGGCCATTTTTGGCGCGCCCTTGCCGCAGGAGGATCACGCACTGCGTGCAACTCTTACCGCGTTGGAGATGATTGAAAAACTGGATCAGCACAAGGAAGAGTGGTGCAAAAAATACGGCATTGATGAATTAAAAATCGGTGTGGGTGTTCATACCGGTTTGATGGCGGTGGGGAACATGGGATCCGCAAGGCGCTTCAATTATACCGTGATCGGGGATTCGGTGAATTTGACATCGCGCATTGAAGGTCTGAACAAGGATTACGGAACGCAAATTATTATCAGCGACGCTCTCTATCAAAAAGTAAAAGACCACGTAACCGTGCGCGAACTGGGCGTCGCCAAAGTAAAAGGAAAAGAAATTGAAACAAAGATTTATGAATTGGTGGGGAAAAAACAGATTCCTTCATCCCCCAAATAGTGCTCAAAATTCGTCAAGAGTTGACGAAAGTAAATCATCTTCTCTTGTCTCGTTCCAATTTAAAACCCAAAGACTTCGGCACGGATTTTGCTTTTGTAGAAGTTGTGACGGACCTTATTCCCATTGAACGCATTGAAAAGCGGATTTTCCTGTTCCGAGGTCATAAGGTGATGCTTGATTCAGATCTGGCCGAACTTTATGGTGTTAAAACTAAGGTGCTTATTCAGGCGATCAAAAGAAATAGTGAAAGATTCCCCGAGGATTTTATGTTTCAGCTGGAAAATCAGGAGGTTATGCTTTTGAGGTCCCAAATTGTGACCTCAAACAAAGGACGTGGTGGACGACGTTTTGCACCTTATGCTTTTACCGAATATGGGGTTGCCATGCTTTCCAGCGTTCTCAATAGTCGTCAGGCTATTCAAGTCAATATTCAGGTAATGCGAACATTCGGACGGCTACGAGAAATGTTGATGACTCACAAAGACCTTGCCCAAAAACTTATCCAACTTGAAAAAAAATATGATCACCAATTCAAAATTGTTTTTGATGCTATCCGGGAACTTATGGCTCCGCCACCACTCCCACCTAAAAAACGCATTGGGTTTTGAGGGTTCTTAAGATTCCAGTGTTGCAGTACTTTGCGAATTCCGTTACCTTCCCTTATCAAAATGCGCAAAATCTTTGGGGGGGTTTTATTTTTAGTCTGCTTGTTTTTTGTCGGCCTCGTGCATGCCGGCTCTTATTATCCCTTTGGTGGGTGGCGTACGATCAACACGCCCCATTTTTCAATCCAATATCATCAAAATATTGAAGAGATTGCCAAACGGTCTGCCGATTATTTTGAAGAGGCCTATACTATTTTGAAGCCCAAATTTCAGTGGGAGCCGTGGGGACGCACGCAGGTGATCCTTATCGATAATAATGATGATGCAAATGGTCTGGCTACAACACTTCCCTATAACATGATTATTCTCCGGATTGTTCCTCCCGATCCCGAAAGTTCTCTCAATACCTACGATGACTGGCTTAAAACGTTGATTACCCACGAACTCACACATATTCTTCATCTTGATGCGTATGGTGGTTTTTGGAAACCGTGGCATTATGTTTTTGGAAAATTGATTTCACCGGCGGCATTGACTCCAAACTGGGTGAAAGAGGGGTTGGCCGTGTTGCAGGAAACCGAAGAAACTAAAGGAGGGCGGGGGAGGGCTTCCTATAGCGAGATGCTGGTGCGCACCGCCGTTTTAAACAAGCAGTTCCCAAGCATTGACCGTGCCGATGGTTTGCAATGGAAATGGCCCGCAGGACAAACCCAATATATTTTTGGCGTCAAATTTTTGATGTATCTTGAAAAACGTTTTGGTTGGGAAAAGCTTCAGGTTTTTAATCGTGTTACCCAACGCAATTTTCTGATCAGCGCCGTGAATCATGCCGCCAAGAAAGCTTTTGGCGTTAGCCTTTATCAACTCTGGCGCGACTGGCAAAAGGAATTGGGCGAAAAATATGCAGTATGGGATGAAAAAATAAAATCGGAAGGGATGACACAACTGGAACCTTTTCTCGGAGGAAAAGATTCCTATTATCTTCCGACATTTTCGAGAGACGGGAAAAAACTGGCCTATGTGACTTACAATCCTCGCAAGGCAACAATGCTTTGGTTGAAAGATTTGGAGACGGGTAAAGTCGAAAAATTGTCAGACAAAACTCCCACGCAAATTAGTTTTTCTCCCGATGATAAATCCATTGTTTTTGCCTCCATGGGAACATTCAAACGGTACCAGCATTACCTTGATCTCTATCAAATTGATCTTGAAACGAAGAAGCTGACACGTCTGACAAAGGGGGAGAGGGCAAGAGATCCGGACTTTATGCCCGACGGAAAGAGAATTGTTTTTGTTTCAGGCGAGGCGGGCAAAGATGTTTTGAAAATTTATGATGTAGAAACGAAATCCATCACCACATTATTGAGTGATGTAAAACCGTTCACCCAATTTGCTAATCTTCGCTATTCACCGGATGGAGCGCATTTGGCCCTTGTGCGATTTCAAAAAAATGTGGGCTGGGAACTTTGTATCTTCGCGGCCGATGCTACATCGAAACCCTGCATCAAAAATAACGGCATTCATGTCAATTCCCGTCCGGAATGGACTCCGGATGGACGATGGATTCTTTTTGTCTCCGATGAAGACGGAACCAACAACCTTTACGCCTATGAATGGCGTTTCAATAAGCTACAGCGGGTCAGCCGCGTGGAGACGGGACTCTTTGAACCGGCAATCTCCAAAAACGATCAAACTTTATTGGGAAGATATTATACCGGAGAAGGTTATGAAATTCGCAAAGTGCCTTTGCAGTTGAAAATTTTTGGGGAGGACTATGGACCAGAGACCATGGACCATGGACCGAAAACAAAAAAATCGGGAAAGAAGAAAGATGAGAAAAAAACAAATTTGCCTTCTTATGAAAAAGAAGAAAATTCCAAAGTGGGGGAATATGCACCCCAAAAATATAATCCTTTTGGAAAATCCCTCTTTCTTCCCCGCTTTTTGCTTCCGGGTGTAAACTTTTTGGGAGACAGTTTTCTTTTCACCGCATTCACTGGTGGGGCGGATCCTCTTCGTTATCACAACTGGATGGCCGGCGGCAGTTTTCGCACAGATGCAAATTATTTTGGCTACACCGCCCGTTATTATTACAACCGCTATGCCCCCATCATGGGTATTGGCATCGATGATCAGGCGGTTGATTATGGAACGCTCGTTTTTAGCAACAGCAACAGCTATCGCTTTTTTGAACAGCGCCGCAATGCCAGTGCCTTTTTGTCGGTACCGGTTGGCACCAAACAGGCGTTCGGATTTTCCTATTTTTACGAAGACCGAATACCGATCACCCACATTTTGCCGAGCGAAGCCAATGCCCTAAATCTGGGCGTTTTTGCCGGTATCAACATGAGCTATACCTACGGAGAGGGGAAAAGTTATCCCGCTTCCATCAGTCATCCTGAAAAAGGACGCATTCTTCGTTTGAACGGAACAATCACCGACAAGCGGCTTTTGTCGGCCGACAAAAATGAACAACGAATTTTTGCGGGAGATTTTCGCCAGTATATTCCGTTATGGGCCAATCAGGTTTTGGCTCTTCGCGCGGCAGGCGGCATTGCCTTTGGGGACCAGATTTTCCCGGGAACATTTACTCTGGGAGGTGCTCTTGGAGAGGGTGCTTTGGCCACCGGTTACAGTTCACGCTATTTCAATTTGAGAGGTCTTCCCGTGGCAGCTTTTGTGAAAGATCGTGCCATGCTTTTGTCCGGTGAATATCGTTTTCCTCTTGTTTCACCACAGCGGGGCATTGGAACATGGCCTGTTTTTTTGAAAGATATTCACGTTGC
This genomic window from Deltaproteobacteria bacterium contains:
- a CDS encoding ORF6N domain-containing protein — its product is MTDLIPIERIEKRIFLFRGHKVMLDSDLAELYGVKTKVLIQAIKRNSERFPEDFMFQLENQEVMLLRSQIVTSNKGRGGRRFAPYAFTEYGVAMLSSVLNSRQAIQVNIQVMRTFGRLREMLMTHKDLAQKLIQLEKKYDHQFKIVFDAIRELMAPPPLPPKKRIGF
- a CDS encoding CHASE2 domain-containing protein → MKRPFYIALFVTVLVVATYFVFPGFIKSIDGKWVDNYFFIRGPLKTAGNVVIVAIDEQSINEIGRWPWPRSVMASAVDKLKEYGIKTLGFDITFSETSPEDGKLAEALKKIPDTTLGYFFYATPQEAKDAHLSKQELKENDQTIFPSRLSMSSKQLETSGEKVYGVQTNVPQIVAAVSNERQGFFNVFPDPDGVIRRAPLILAYKGNFYPSLSLQSASLAVGFSPLPILNEDGVLRGIALGNKKIPLNDKGELFINYRGGTKSFPHISIANILNGSVPKETLKDKIVLAGATAIGIYDMRVAPTDAVFPGIEVSANVVDNILSGDFVVSDTNTKLISFGLILFVGFFLGLVIPRFHALGGFFVFIISILVISVAAYLCFLRGYLIHSFGATLNGTLVYGGITIYRFFTEEKERRKIKKTFQHYLSPSVIKVLLEHPEQLKLGGDRKELTVLFSDIRGFTSKSEKLPPEKVVQLLNDYFTVMTDVVFEHEGTVDKYMGDAIMAIFGAPLPQEDHALRATLTALEMIEKLDQHKEEWCKKYGIDELKIGVGVHTGLMAVGNMGSARRFNYTVIGDSVNLTSRIEGLNKDYGTQIIISDALYQKVKDHVTVRELGVAKVKGKEIETKIYELVGKKQIPSSPK
- a CDS encoding PD40 domain-containing protein, whose amino-acid sequence is MFFVGLVHAGSYYPFGGWRTINTPHFSIQYHQNIEEIAKRSADYFEEAYTILKPKFQWEPWGRTQVILIDNNDDANGLATTLPYNMIILRIVPPDPESSLNTYDDWLKTLITHELTHILHLDAYGGFWKPWHYVFGKLISPAALTPNWVKEGLAVLQETEETKGGRGRASYSEMLVRTAVLNKQFPSIDRADGLQWKWPAGQTQYIFGVKFLMYLEKRFGWEKLQVFNRVTQRNFLISAVNHAAKKAFGVSLYQLWRDWQKELGEKYAVWDEKIKSEGMTQLEPFLGGKDSYYLPTFSRDGKKLAYVTYNPRKATMLWLKDLETGKVEKLSDKTPTQISFSPDDKSIVFASMGTFKRYQHYLDLYQIDLETKKLTRLTKGERARDPDFMPDGKRIVFVSGEAGKDVLKIYDVETKSITTLLSDVKPFTQFANLRYSPDGAHLALVRFQKNVGWELCIFAADATSKPCIKNNGIHVNSRPEWTPDGRWILFVSDEDGTNNLYAYEWRFNKLQRVSRVETGLFEPAISKNDQTLLGRYYTGEGYEIRKVPLQLKIFGEDYGPETMDHGPKTKKSGKKKDEKKTNLPSYEKEENSKVGEYAPQKYNPFGKSLFLPRFLLPGVNFLGDSFLFTAFTGGADPLRYHNWMAGGSFRTDANYFGYTARYYYNRYAPIMGIGIDDQAVDYGTLVFSNSNSYRFFEQRRNASAFLSVPVGTKQAFGFSYFYEDRIPITHILPSEANALNLGVFAGINMSYTYGEGKSYPASISHPEKGRILRLNGTITDKRLLSADKNEQRIFAGDFRQYIPLWANQVLALRAAGGIAFGDQIFPGTFTLGGALGEGALATGYSSRYFNLRGLPVAAFVKDRAMLLSGEYRFPLVSPQRGIGTWPVFLKDIHVAAFADFGDAWNTRDPQPRNFSKFFDPFMLGIGGELRGDFVLGHGLPLSGRLGYGIIVRNRARLVNLKDPILGTLAKNGILILQFGTSF